A part of Thermosphaera sp. genomic DNA contains:
- a CDS encoding DUF401 family protein: MVQIALFAAAVSIIIGLVLRGFNIALAMMLALLVYSAPLLGRGFIDVVAASFNATMLNTVLSLVLAMVLANLYKNSRASVELVKSFESFGKRVASIAVPAVIGLLPMPAGAYVSATMIDPVYSRMGLSSEEKAFLNYWFRHLWVATWPLYQNIILAAALLGLTYAQIFSKTWIITASALASGVIMFSIIYRGRGGSGSPGRSFKGLIHTWPFMLIALLTLAMGVQLYLSLLATVSLFIVAYRLGKNTVLQSLRKAADPTLIGLIIASLIFGNTIKATGLASILADSLASHGTLAVFAIPFIIVVATGFEFTFVALGFPALQGLLSSSSNYLTIAFLGGFLGAMLSPAHACLVMSSKYFNTELPRVYRYVLPAASIALITSAIIILLT, translated from the coding sequence GTGGTTCAAATCGCTCTATTCGCCGCCGCCGTGTCAATCATCATAGGGCTTGTCCTCAGGGGATTCAACATAGCCCTTGCGATGATGCTTGCCCTGCTCGTCTACTCCGCCCCGCTTCTCGGCCGGGGATTCATCGACGTGGTCGCTGCCTCCTTCAACGCTACGATGCTGAACACCGTCCTCTCCCTAGTGCTCGCAATGGTGCTCGCGAACCTTTACAAGAACTCGAGGGCATCCGTTGAGCTGGTGAAATCCTTCGAATCCTTCGGGAAGAGGGTTGCATCCATCGCTGTCCCAGCGGTAATAGGCCTCCTCCCGATGCCGGCTGGAGCATATGTTTCAGCAACCATGATCGACCCCGTGTACTCGAGGATGGGCTTATCCAGCGAGGAGAAAGCCTTCCTCAACTACTGGTTCAGGCACCTATGGGTGGCTACGTGGCCTCTTTACCAGAACATAATCCTCGCCGCCGCGCTACTGGGGTTAACGTACGCTCAGATATTCAGCAAGACGTGGATAATAACGGCGTCGGCGCTGGCGTCGGGAGTCATCATGTTCTCGATAATATACAGGGGCAGGGGTGGCTCGGGAAGCCCGGGGAGAAGCTTTAAAGGGTTGATTCACACGTGGCCATTCATGCTCATAGCGCTCCTCACCCTCGCGATGGGGGTCCAGCTCTACCTCTCCCTGCTCGCGACTGTCTCACTATTCATAGTAGCCTACAGGCTCGGGAAGAACACCGTGCTCCAATCCCTTAGGAAGGCCGCCGACCCAACCCTGATCGGGTTAATCATAGCATCCCTCATATTCGGAAACACCATCAAGGCCACCGGGCTGGCCAGCATCCTAGCGGACTCGCTTGCAAGCCACGGGACGCTGGCCGTCTTCGCAATACCCTTCATAATAGTAGTCGCAACCGGCTTCGAGTTCACCTTCGTAGCGCTAGGGTTCCCGGCGCTTCAGGGACTCCTCTCCTCTTCAAGCAACTACTTGACGATAGCCTTCCTGGGAGGCTTTCTGGGAGCCATGCTCTCTCCAGCCCACGCCTGCCTAGTCATGTCCAGTAAATACTTCAACACGGAACTACCAAGGGTGTACAGGTATGTTCTCCCCGCCGCCTCTATAGCTCTCATCACCTCTGCAATCATTATATTGCTTACATGA